The DNA sequence AAAAAAACTACCCAAACGGGTAGCTAAATCGCACTTTTTAATGTTTGCTGAGTTACCAATAACTGTTCTTTTTCAAAAAACTTTAATCGTTCCTCATCATTAATTAACTCATTTAATTGAATATATGAAAGAAAATTCTTTTTACCATAACGACGAATCTCCTTAAATAACTCATGACCATACTTCTGTAAGCAAAGTGATGAGTCAATCATAAAATCACAAAGATATAAGTATCGATACCGAACACTTCCATTAACCGTATGACCTTCTTTCTTCTCTAGAAGGGCCATTCCTACAACTTCATCCTTAATCTCTAAAACCAAATAATCCTTGTCAACATTCAAAATATTCTCACAAATCCATTCCTCATCAACACTATGCCCCTGAAAATTTGTTGGCTGTAATGTATGACGATGACAATTTAATTCAAAATGAAGCTGATGTAAGGCCTGAACATCTTCTACTGTTGCGATGCGTACTTTCATTGAAATTCCTCCCCCTATATTTAAAAAGGCATTAACACCTTATGAGAAAAAAATCTATGAAAGAACTTATTTGACAAAGAAAGTTAAAATTGGATAACTATGGATGAGAGAGATGTTTTCGTTGAGAATATCATTTCTCATAGTCTAAAAACGTTAGTTTATCAAAACTTTAAGTTCTTACTACAAAATCTCTATTACAATTACGCAATATTTCATTGCTCTGATAAAAATAGACACCAATCTATAGATATTTTCCTAGGAAATTTTTTGATAGAATTTGTTTGTAAAGGTATGTCTTAAATTGGATAAAAATAAAATTGTTGTCACAACTAGTTGAGCCCATAGTATTGTTAAACTTTTATTAATCAAATCCTCTAACCTCAACACCTATATTTAGGAAGTTGACTGCTTAGAAATTATCCAAATATCAAATCTCATCAAATAAACCTTTGTGATATCAATACAATCAACAAATAGCTATAGAGATCACAAAGGTTAAATAAAAAAATCGGTGCCTAAAGCAAGCCGATTTTCAACATAAAACTGATCCTAATATTAACATTAAGCATAATAAAATATACGCGACTACTAATCCTTGAAATATTCGTTTAATCAACCCATCACTCATCAAATCGCCCTCCTTCTCTAATTATAAGAGAAAGAGGAAATACTCATTCGATTTCCGACAAAAAATATCTATTTTTGTACATGATATTGCTTCGGAACCGAGAACATTCGACAAGAAACGTTTTTCAAGAAAAATGCACCAACAAATGCAAGAATCAAGAATAATACTAAGAAACCACCACTTCGTGTCTCTGAATAACCTAAAACTAAAATTAATAATACCTCATGAACTAAATATAACTCTGTAG is a window from the Turicibacter bilis genome containing:
- a CDS encoding GNAT family N-acetyltransferase is translated as MKVRIATVEDVQALHQLHFELNCHRHTLQPTNFQGHSVDEEWICENILNVDKDYLVLEIKDEVVGMALLEKKEGHTVNGSVRYRYLYLCDFMIDSSLCLQKYGHELFKEIRRYGKKNFLSYIQLNELINDEERLKFFEKEQLLVTQQTLKSAI